Proteins from a genomic interval of Callospermophilus lateralis isolate mCalLat2 chromosome 1, mCalLat2.hap1, whole genome shotgun sequence:
- the LOC143410185 gene encoding olfactory receptor 7A10-like produces the protein MEPGNNTRISEFLLLGFSEDPELQPLIFGLFLSVYLVTVLGNLLIILATISDSHLHTPMYFFLSNLSFVDICFTSTTIPKMLVNIQTQSKAITYTGCITQMCFFFIFVELDNFLLTVMAYDRYVAICHPLQYTVIMNPRLCGLLVLVCWILSVLHALLQSLMVLRLSFCTHSEIPHFFCERNQVIRLACSDTFLNDLVMNFASVLLGGGPLAGILYSYSKIVSSIRAISSAQGRYKAFSTCASHLSVVFLFYGTGLGVYFSSAAAQSSPSSATASVMYTVVTPMLNPFIYSLRNKDVKGALRRFFGGKL, from the coding sequence ATGGAACCAGGGAACAATACAAGAATTTCAGAATTTCTTCTGCTGGGATTTTCAGAGGATCCAGAACTGCAGCCCCTCATCTTTGGGCTGTTCCTCTCCGTGTACCTGGTCACTGTGCTGgggaacctgctcatcatcctggccACCATCTCAGACTCCCACCTGCAcacacccatgtacttcttcctctccaacctgtcctttGTGGACATCTGCTTCACTTCCACCACCATCCCCAAGATGCTGGTGAACATCCAGACACAGAGCAAGGCCATTACCTATACAGGCTGCATCACCCAGATgtgctttttctttatttttgtagaGTTGGACAACTTCCTCCTGACTGTGATGGCCTATGATAGGTATGTGGCCATCTGCCACCCCCTGCAGTACACTGTCATCATGAATCCCAGACTCTGTGGTTTGCTGGTTCTAGTGTGCTGGATCCTGAGTGTCCTGCATGCCCTGTTACAAAGCTTAATGGTGTTGCGACTGTCCTTCTGCACACACTCAGAAATCCCCCACTTTTTCTGTGAACGTAACCAGGTGATCCGACTTGCCTGTTCTGACACCTTTCTgaatgatttggtgatgaattttgcatctgtgttgcTGGGAGGTGGCCCCCTCGCTGGCATCCTTTACTCCTACTCCAAGATCGTGTCCTCCATCCGTGCAATCTCATCAGCTCAGGGGAGGTacaaagccttctccacctgtgcaTCTCACCTCTCCGTGGTCTTCTTATTTTATGGCACAGGCCTGGGTGTGTACTTTAGTTCTGCTGCAGCCCAGAGCTCACCCTCCAGTGCAACAGCCTCGGTGATGTACACCGTAGTCACTcccatgctgaaccccttcatctacagTCTGAGGAATAAGGATGTGAAGGGAGCCCTGAGAAGGTTCTTTGGAGGAAAACTTTAG
- the LOC143410177 gene encoding olfactory receptor 7A10-like, translated as METRNNTRVLEFLLLGFSKDPELQPLFFGLFLSMYLVTMLGNLLIILASISDSHLHTPMYFFLSNLSFVDICLTSTTIPKMLVNIQTQSKVITYAGCITQMCFFLFFIEVDNFLLAVMAYDRYVAICHQLHYTVMMNPRFCGLLVVVCWILSVLHALFQSLMVLRLSFCTHLEIPHFFCEPNHVVQLACSDTFLNEVVMESALVLMVIGPITGIVYSYAKITSSIRAISSAQGKYKAFSTCASHLSIVSLFYGTGLGVYLSSAAAQSSHSKATASLMYTTITPMLNPFIYSLRNKDVKRALKSLFGRKV; from the coding sequence ATGGAAACAAGAAACAATACAAGAGTTTTAGAATTTCTTCTGCTGGGATTTTCAAAGGATCCAGAACTGCAGCCCCTCTTCTTTGGGCTTTTCCTGTCCATGTACCTGGTCACTATGCTGGGAaacctgctcatcatcctggccTCCATCTCAGACTCCCACCTGCACacgcccatgtacttcttcctctccaacctgtcctttGTGGACATCTGCCTCACTTCCACCACCATCCCCAAGATGCTGGTGAACATCCAGACACAGAGCAAGGTCATTACTTATGCAGGTTGCATCACACAGAtgtgcttttttttgttttttatagaaGTGGACAACTTCCTCCTGGCTGTGATGGCCTATGATAGGTATGTGGCCATCTGCCACCAGCTGCACTACACTGTCATGATGAATCCCAGGTTCTGTGGTTTGCTGGTTGTGGTGTGCTGGATTCTGAGTGTCCTGCATGCCCTGTTTCAAAGCTTAATGGTGTTGCGACTGTCCTTCTGCACACACTTAGAAATCCCCCACTTTTTCTGTGAACCTAATCACGTGGTCCAACTTGCCTGTTCTGACACCTTCCTTAATGAGGTGGTGATGGAGTCTGCACTTGTGCTGATGGTTATTGGCCCCATCACTGGCATCGTTTACTCCTATGCTAAGATAACTTCCTCCATCCGAGCAATCTCATCAGCTCAGGGCAAGTacaaagccttctccacctgtgcgTCTCACCTGTCCATTGTCTCCCTATTTTATGGCACAGGCCTGGGTGTGTATCTCAGTTCTGCTGCAGCCCAGAGCTCACACTCCAAGGCAACAGCCTCATTGATGTATACTACGAtcacccccatgctgaaccccttcatctacagTCTGAGGAATAAGGATGTGAAGAGAGCTCTGAAAAGTCTCTTTGGAAGAAAAGTATAG
- the LOC143410193 gene encoding olfactory receptor 7A10-like yields the protein MEPGNNTRISEFLLLEFSEDPELQPLIFGLFLSMYLVTVLGNLLIILATISDSHLHTPMYFFLSNLSFVDICFTSTTIPKMLVNIQTQSKAITYAGCITQMCFFFIFVELDNFLLTVMAYDRYVAICHPLHYTVIMNPRLCGLLVVVCWILSVLHALLQSLMVLRLSFCRDINIPHFFCELNQLVQLACSDTFLNDLVRYRVTVLLGGGPIAGILYSYSKIVSSIRAISSAQGRYKAFSTCASHLSVVSLFYGTGFGVYLSSAAAQSSPSSATASVMYTVVTPMLNPFIYSLRNKDVKGALLRLSGGQL from the coding sequence ATGGAACCAGGAAACAATACAAGAATTTCAGAATTTCTTCTGCTGGAATTTTCAGAAGACCCAGAACTGCAGCCTCTCATCTTTGGGCTTTTCCTGTCCATGTACCTGGTCACTGTGCTGgggaacctgctcatcatcctggccACCATCTCAGACTCCCACCTGCACACACctatgtacttcttcctctctaATCTGTCCTTTGTGGACATCTGCTTTACCTCCACCACCATCCCCAAGATGCTGGTGAACATCCAGACACAGAGCAAGGCCATCACCTACGCAGGCTGCATCACCCAGATgtgctttttctttatttttgtagaGTTGGACAACTTCCTCCTGACTGTGATGGCCTATGACAGGTATGTGGCCATCTGCCACCCGCTGCACTACACTGTCATCATGAATCCCAGGCTCTGTGGTTTGCTGGTTGTGGTGTGCTGGATCCTGAGTGTCTTGCATGCCTTGTTGCAAAGCTTAATGGTCTTGAGACTGTCCTTCTGCAGAGACATAAACATCCCCCACTTTTTCTGTGAACTTAACCAGCTGGTTCAACTTGCCTGCTCTGACACATTTCTTAATGATTTGGTGAGGTATCGTGTAACTGTGTTGCTGGGAGGAGGCCCCATTGCTGGCATCCTGTACTCCTACTCCAAGATCGTGTCTTCTATCCGTGCAATCTCATCAGCTCAGGGCAGGTACAAAGCCTTCTCAACCTGTGCATCTCACCTCTCCGTGGTCTCCTTATTTTATGGCACAGGCTTTGGTGTGTACCTCAGTTCTGCTGCAGCCCAGAGCTCACCCTCCAGTGCAACAGCCTCTGTGATGTACACTGTGGtcacccccatgctgaaccccttcatctacagTCTGAGGAATAAGGATGTGAAGGGAGCCCTGTTAAGGCTCTCTGGAGGGCAATTATGA
- the LOC143399981 gene encoding olfactory receptor 7A17-like: MEPGNNTRVSEFCLLGFSEDPELQPLIFGLFLSMYLVTVLGNLLIILATISDSHLHTPMYFFLSNLSFVDICFTSTTIPKMLANIQTQSKAITYAGCITQMCFFLVFAELDNFLLTVMAYDRYVAICHPLHYTVIMNPRFCGLLVVVCWILSALHALLHSLMVLRLSFCKHVEIPHFFCEPNHVVQLACSDTFLNDKLMDFTALLLASIALIGILYSYSKIVSSIRAISSARGKYKAFSTCASHLSIVSLFYGTGLGVYLSSAITQSSHSSATASVMYTVVTPMLNPFIYSLRNKDIKKSLKNLFGA, translated from the coding sequence ATGGAACCAGGAAACAATACAAGAGTATCAGAATTCTGTCTTTTGGGATTTTCAGAGGACCCAGAACTGCAGCCCCTCATCTTTGGgctgttcctgtccatgtacctggtcactgtgctggggaacctgctcatcatcctggccACCATCTCAGACTCCCACCTGCACacgcccatgtacttcttcctctccaacctgtcctttGTGGACATCTGCTTCACCTCCACCACCATCCCCAAGATGCTGGCGAACATCCAGACACAGAGCAAGGCCATTACCTATGCAGGCTGCATCACCCAGATGTGCTTCTTTTTGGTTTTTGCAGAGTTGGACAACTTCCTCCTGACTGTGATGGCCTATGATAGGTATGTGGCCATCTGCCACCCCCTGCACTACACTGTCATCATGAATCCCAGGTTCTGTGGTTTGCTGGTTGTTGTGTGCTGGATCCTGAGTGCCCTGCATGCCCTGTTACATAGCTTAATGGTGTTGCGACTGTCCTTCTGCAAACACGTAGAAATCCCCCACTTTTTCTGTGAACCTAATCATGTGGTCCAACTTGCCTGTTCTGACACCTTCCTTAATGACAAGTTGATGGATTTTACTGCTCTGTTGTTGGCTTCTATCGCCCTCATTGGCATCCTGTACTCCTACTCCAAGATCGTGTCCTCCATCCGTGCAATCTCATCAGCTCGGGGCAAATACAAAGCCTTTTCCACCTGTGCATCTCACCTGTCCATTGTCTCCTTATTTTATGGCACAGGCCTGGGTGTGTACCTGAGTTCTGCAATAACCCAGAGCTCACACTCCAGTGCAACAGCCTCAGTGATGTACACCGTGGtcacccccatgctgaaccccttcatctacagTCTGAGGAATAAGGACATAAAAAAATCTCTGAAAAATCTTTTTGGAGCTTAA